A single region of the Vicia villosa cultivar HV-30 ecotype Madison, WI linkage group LG4, Vvil1.0, whole genome shotgun sequence genome encodes:
- the LOC131600432 gene encoding auxin-responsive protein SAUR71-like, which yields MDQKKSNKIREIVRLQQILKKWRRIANSSKTTTTTTTTTLNHSLTRSKSMKFLKRTLSLSEREVTTTITSSNNGSVPKGYLAVCVGEELKRFIIPTEYLSHQCFMILLREAEEEFGFQQIGVLRFPCEVSVFESVLKMVQECRSISIEEMMGYCSLENQLACSHHPQSPLCR from the coding sequence ATGGATCAAAAGAAATCTAACAAAATAAGAGAAATTGTTAGACTTCAACAGATCCTTAAGAAATGGAGAAGAATAGCAAACTCATCCAAAACCACAAccacaaccacaacaacaaccttaaACCACAGCCTCACTAGAAGCAAAAGCATGAAGTTTTTGAAAAGAACACTTTCCTTATCAGAACGCGaagtaacaacaacaataacatcctCAAACAATGGTTCTGTTCCAAAAGGCTATTTAGCGGTTTGTGTTGGAGAAGAGCTCAAGAGGTTTATCATACCAACTGAATATTTGAGTCATCAATGTTTCATGATACTTTTGAGAGAAGCTGAGGAAGAATTTGGGTTTCAACAAATTGGTGTTTTGAGATTTCCTTGTGAAGTTTCGGTTTTTGAGAGTGTTTTGAAGATGGTTCAAGAATGTAGATCAATTAGCATTGAAGAAATGATGGGTTATTGTTCTTTGGAAAATCAACTTGCTTGTTCTCATCATCCTCAAAGTCCATTGTGTAGATAG
- the LOC131600433 gene encoding glycosyltransferase family protein 64 C3 has product MTSPTTTTLILAVLLFLFTPTSTSSNSNHHCGPTKNRDPQNLQPNKITVLINGFSETRIPILQSLAATYSLSPLVSSVLVLWGNPSTPPRVINQLALNLSLSSDSISLHRNPSSSLNDRFLPRLNDITTDAVLVCDDDVEVDEPSFEFAFRVWLTNRERIVGVFARSHDVDMNRKEWVYTVHPDRFSIVLTKFMLLKSEYLFRYSCEGGPRMVRMRKIVDSVRNCEDILMNFVVADATNVGPILVGVKRVRDYGDARNDEGRFSLGLSGRKGVHRKNRGWCISEFHRAMGRMPLRYSYGKVVDSIGEQGLCRKGGKLVFCDQ; this is encoded by the coding sequence ATGACTTCACCAACAACAACCACCTTAATCCTCGCTGTTCTATTATTCCTCTTCACACcaacatcaacatcatcaaaCTCAAACCACCATTGCGGTCCCACAAAAAACCGGGACCCACAAAACCTCCAACCCAACAAAATCACAGTCCTCATAAACGGTTTCTCCGAAACCCGAATCCCCATCCTCCAATCACTAGCCGCCACGTACTCACTCTCCCCACTAGTATCCTCCGTGCTCGTCCTCTGGGGAAACCCATCTACACCGCCACGTGTCATTAACCAATTGGCTCTCAACCTCTCGCTCTCTTCCGATTCTATTTCGTTACACCGAAACCCTTCTAGTAGTTTAAACGATCGTTTCCTTCCTCGTTTAAACGACATAACAACCGATGCCGTTTTGGTTTGTGACGACGATGTCGAGGTAGATGAACCGTCGTTTGAGTTTGCGTTTCGGGTTTGGTTAACGAACCGGGAGCGTATTGTTGGGGTTTTCGCCAGGTCGCATGACGTGGACATGAACCGGAAGGAGTGGGTTTACACGGTTCACCCGGACCGGTTTTCCATTGTGCTCACCAAGTTCATGTTGCTCAAAAGCGAGTACTTGTTCAGGTATAGCTGCGAGGGTGGGCCACGCATGGTTCGAATGAGGAAGATTGTTGACTCGGTTCGAAATTGTGAGGATATACTGATGAACTTTGTGGTGGCTGATGCAACCAATGTGGGTCCCATTTTGGTTGGGGTGAAAAGAGTGAGGGATTATGGTGATGCGAGAAATGATGAGGGAAGGTTTAGTTTGGGGTTGAGTGGAAGGAAAGGGGTGCATAGGAAAAATAGAGGGTGGTGTATAAGTGAGTTTCATAGGGCTATGGGGAGAATGCCTTTGAGGTATAGTTATGGTAAGGTTGTTGATTCTATTGGGGAACAAGGGTTGTGCCGCAAAGGTGGTAAATTGGTGTTTTGTGATCAATGA